The following are encoded together in the Gasterosteus aculeatus chromosome 7, fGasAcu3.hap1.1, whole genome shotgun sequence genome:
- the LOC120821586 gene encoding organic solute transporter subunit alpha, producing MEETLNSTIDPACLQEPPLAMDVIKQLDVLGLCLYSMLTLMSCISLLLYLEQCAYLYRNLPNPKKTTLMWISGAAPVISTMACFGMWIPRAVMFTDMTSNCYFAVVVYKVVVLIVQEFGGTGAFLKRFSGKPFKVSTGPCCCCCLCLPRVPMSRRWFFFLKLGVLQYAILKTVLSILCIVLWTNGNFDLSDLEITGTAIWINPFIGVLTIISLWPVAIIFMNTNSFLRDIKIVPKYALYQLILVLSQLQTSIINILALDGTIACAPPFSSQARGSMLSQQMMIMEMFIITLINQSLYRRTYDKLPSDVDDNENNAEVALQAAHVEHDV from the exons ATTGATCCGGCATGTTTACAGGAGCCCCCGCTGGCCATGGACGTGATAAAGC AGCTGGACGTGTTAGGATTGTGCCTGTACTCCATGCTCACGCTCATGTCCTGCATCTCCCTGCTGCTGTACCTCGAGCAGTGCGCCTATTTATATAGGAACCTGCCCAACCCCAAGAAGACGACCCTCATGTGGATAAGTGGTGCAGCACCA GTTATCTCAACCATGGCTTGTTTTGGGATGTGGATCCCGAGGGCCGTCATGTTCACTGACATGACGTCTAACTG TTATTTTGCAGTGGTGGTGTACAAGGTCGTGGTTCTGATTGTCCAGGAGTTTGGGGGCACCGGTGCTTTCCTGAAGCGGTTCTCCGGTAAACCCTTCAAAGTTTCCACCgggccgtgctgctgctgctgcctctgtttACCCCGCGTGCCCATGTCACG GCGATGGTTTTTCTTCCTGAAGTTGGGGGTTCTCCAGTATGCAATCCTGAAGACGGTGCTCTCCATCCTCTGCATAGTGCTGTGGACAAACGGCAACTTTGACCTCTCAGAT ctaGAGATCACTGGTACAGCCATTTGGATTAACCCATTCATTGGCGTTCTCACCATCATCTCCCTTTGGCCTGTCGCCATTATCTTCATGAACACCAACAGCTTCCTGCGTGACATTAAAATTGTACCCAAGTACGCCCTCTACCAG CTAATACTTGTCCTGAGTCAGCTGCAGACATCGATCATTAACATCCTGGCCCTGGATGGGACCATTGCCTGcgccccccccttttcttctcagGCTCGTGGCTCCA TGCTAAGTCAGCAGATGATGATCATGGAGATGTTCATCATCACTCTGATTAATCAATCTTTATACCGTCGAACGTATGACAAACTTCCCTCTGATGTCGATGACAACGAGAACAACGCTGAAGTCGCCCTGCAGGCTGCTCACGTGGAGCATGACGTCTAA
- the LOC120821577 gene encoding uncharacterized protein LOC120821577, with the protein MDVQTESTDPPPGESQSRGKIRKGFKLFGKRKPGNIFSLRSKGDGNNKSPVTRSSTVDGLSPDSEQEQERENGQEESQGEREQEEEETLCEDGVLAAAAARASISSASSAKSLSFLSLLRGGRRGTGGRRVRTVSQPAGRQRRGLKGLFGNVKFRSKDTEEEEAPPSPLLMSSRANSVEIIKEDLVLTPKPQHRSLDSPETESCEPDMSLTPQDSACTSPSETLTPKGPAGRVSRTNEHVPPLPTSEPPLVPGDNSLSCLLADISSLLTFDSITGGGDIMADVEAEWGKASSPVNAVAAEFTASSTSVFSKPTISSPVTSASAKPSPVAVPTTASTQSVTPLTRTTTTSSPVAKPSSIVTTFTKSSTLTAHSVKLSSDTRGEASPSAMTKLTPAAVTTKPSTTPVTLTSFSSPIMSLPSVPIKSTLSSTYTAPTAPPNVVKAPSISPTLTCSVSKRESEVTAPPQVITSVSKPVHVATPAPASAKPPPVTHSPPTPVAFTQPPSAKLDSASSLNLQISTSYKPSLTSAAGEPKTQVTVSPPSAVTTKPLFPAPAPPSKGTTVPIPITTSGSVSAAHSKPTPTSSPTELNKNPPSLVIAQNKYPSSTPSATSRTQACLASQSSVLLDTIPPMTKHIPATVSSDKTPPAPISPPAPIAHAVVPTAFPATPAPAQIAVPQSKEPPASAKTPISVFKDPPAHAQVSPVTAQILIHASTDPPAPAQMQVPHSKAPPALALTPISVTKPPPLIAPIPASVSKNPPAPAHLPLSTSTDLPAPVRNPVSASKDPPAQNTVSQSKAPPATSPALCPVTSPPSTPSPPAAWSSPAPASAEARECGQASVDEQLISPSSTCVPGAQTTLSKTEELHNESRTSLSRESRIPLVKASGLSKIPVVGGGRGGKPPVRDSQHVDGAARRDPPTPVLEEERPRFHSHDAGSKDKIADFEVDVPTSRQSQEESQQPPQTKLLTSLPRDSKIPVKHGAQSHTASHVPQAKEPSRTKIPVSKVPVRRAGNKAVAAAGGIAQMRK; encoded by the coding sequence ATGGATGTACAAACGGAGAGCACGGACCCCCCGCCTGGTGAATCCCAGTCGAGGGGAAAAATCAGAAAGGGATTCAAGCTGTTTGGCAAACGCAAGCCAGGTAACATCTTTTCTCTTCGAAGCAAAGGGGATGGAAACAACAAGTCACCTGTCACAAGGAGCAGCACTGTCGATGGATTATCACCTGACtcggagcaggagcaggagagggaaaacgggcaggaggagagtcaaggagaaagggagcaggaagaggaagagacacTCTGTGAAGATGGCGTTCTGGCGGCTGCTGCCGCTCGCGCCTCCATTTCTTCAGCCAGCTCGGCCAAGTCCCTCAGCTTCCTGTCGCTGCTGAGGGGTGGCCggagagggacggggggccGCAGGGTCCGCACCGTCTCCCAGCCCGCGGGTCGGCAACGCCGTGGGCTGAAGGGTCTCTTTGGCAACGTTAAGTTCCGATCAAAAgatacagaggaggaggaagccccTCCGAGCCCACTTCTCATGTCCTCACGGGCCAACAGTGTGGAAATCATCAAAGAGGACCTCGTCCTGACCCCGAAACCCCAGCATCGCTCCCTGGACAGCCCCGAGACGGAGAGCTGTGAGCCCGACATGAGCTTAACACCGCAGGACAGTGCATGCACGTCCCCATCAGAGACCCTGACTCCCAAGGGGCCGGCGGGCAGAGTGAGTAGAACTAATGAGCATGTGCCGCCTTTGCCCACATCCGAACCACCCCTGGTACCCGGTGATAACAGCCTGAGCTGCCTGCTGGCAGACATCTCCTCGCTCCTCACCTTCGACTCTATAACAGGGGGTGGAGACATCATGGCCGACGTGGAGGCAGAGTGGGGGAAAGCCAGCAGTCCCGTCAACGCTGTGGCGGCCGAGTTCACAGCATCCTCCACGTCGGTCTTCTCCAAACCCACCATCTCGTCTCCAGTGACCTCCGCTTCAGCAAAGCCTTCACCTGTAGCCGTCCCCACAACGGCCTCGACCCAATCTGTCACACCTCTGACGAGGACGACCACAACCTCTTCTCCCGTTGCTAAGCCGAGCTCCATCGTCACGACTTTCACCAAATCTTCCACTTTGACCGCTCACTCCGTCAAACTGAGCTCGGATACTCGAGGCGAGGCTTCTCCGAGCGCTATGACTAAATTGACCCCTGCGGCCGTGACAACAAAACCCTCAACTACCCCTGTCACATTAACGAGCTTTTCGTCTCCAATTATGTCGCTCCCTTCGGTGCCAATTAAATCCACACTGAGCTCCACCTACACTGCTCCCACAGCTCCACCCAATGTAGTCAAGGCACCTTCCATTAGTCCAACTCTCACGTGTTCGGTTAGCAAACGGGAATCGGAGGTTACCGCACCTCCTCAAGTCATTACCTCCGTAAGTAAACCTGTCCATGTGGCTACTCCGGCCCCAGCATCGGCTAAGCCTCCACCAGTTACCCatagcccccccacccctgttGCGTTTACTCAACCTCCATCTGCTAAATTAGATTCAGCTAGCAGTTTGAACCTGCAAATATCCACGTCCTACAAACCTTCCCTAACTTCAGCTGCAGGAGAACCTAAAACCCAAGTGACAGTATCACCTCCCTCTGCAGTTACAACCAAACCCCTCTTTCCTGCACCGGCTCCCCCCTCCAAGGGGACAACGGTTCCCATTCCAATAACAACCTCAGGCTCAGTGTCTGCGGCCCACTCCAAACCTACGCCCACCTCTAGTCCAACGGAGTTGAATaagaaccccccctcccttgtaATTGCTCAAAATAAGTATCCATCCTCTACCCCATCTGCTACATCTAGAACCCAAGCCTGCCTTGCATCTCAATCTTCTGTCTTATTAGATACCATTCCTCCCATGACTAAACATATTCCTGCAACGGTCTCTTCGGATAAGACGCCCCCTGCTCCCATATCGCCCCCGGCCCCTATTGCTCATGCTGTTGTTCCTACAGCATTCCCAGCAACTCCTGCTCCGGCTCAGATTGCAGTCCCTCAATCGAAAGAACCTCCTGCTTCTGCTAAAACCCCAATTTCTGTGTTCAAAGACCCACCTGCTCATGCGCAAGTCTCTCCTGTCACTGCTCAGATCCTGATCCATGCGTCTACTGATCCCCCTGCTCCCGCTCAAATGCAAGTTCCTCACTCTAAAGCCCCTCCTGCTCTCGCTCTGACCCCTATTTCTGTAACTAAGCCCCCTCCTCTTATTGCTCCAATTCCAGCATCTGTATCTAAAAACCCTCCTGCCCCTGCTCACCTCCCACTGTCTACATCTACTGACCTTCCCGCCCCTGTTCGTAACCCAGTTTCTGCCTCTAAAGACCCTCCCGCTCAGAACACAGTTTCTCAATCTAAAGCCCCTCCTGCAACGTCGCCCGCCCTTTGCCCCgtcacttctcctccttccacacCGTCTCCCCCTGCAGCTTGGTCGAGTCCGGCCCCGGCCTCTGCTGAGGCGAGGGAATGTGGACAGGCATCAGTCGACGAGCAACTGATCAGTCCAAGTAGCACGTGTGTCCCGGGGGCCCAGACCACGCTGTCGAAAACGGAAGAACTGCATAACGAGTCCCGAACAAGCCTCTCCAGAGAAAGCCGGATTCCGCTAGTGAAGGCGTCAGGACTGAGCAAGATACCTGTagttggggggggcagaggggggaagCCGCCTGTCCGGGACAGTCAGCATGTTGACGGCGCAGCGCGTCGCGACCCGCCTACTCCCGTGCTGGAAGAAGAGAGGCCCCGTTTCCACTCACATGATGCAGGGAGCAAAGATAAAATCGCTGATTTTGAAGTTGATGTGCCCACCTCGAGACAAAGCCAGGAGGAGAGTCAGCAGCCTCCTCAGACGAAACTTCTCACCAGTTTGCCGCGGGACTCGAAGATCCCCGTGAAGCACGGCGCGCAGTCTCACACTGCGTCCCACGTCCCTCAAGCTAAAGAGCCGTCTCGCACCAAGATCCCCGTGTCCAAAGTTCCCGTCCGCAGGGCCGGGAACAAAGCTGTAGCAGCCGCAGGTGGCATCGCTCAGatgagaaaatga